The genomic DNA CTCGTGATCGTGACGATCGGGATCGTGGCGGCGTTCGTGCTCGGCGCGTTGTTCGGCTGCGCGCATGGCCTGCTGATCACCAAAGGGCGCATCGAGCCGTTCATCGTCACGCTCGGCACGCTCGGCATTTTTCGGGCGGTGCTCACATGGCTTGCCGATGGCGGTGCGCTGACGCTCAATGATTCGTTATCCGATCTCTATGGTCCCGTCTATTACGCGAGCCTGTTCGGCGTACCGGTGCCGATCTGGGTGTTTCTCGTGGTCGCGGCGGGCGGCGCGCTGATCCTCAATCGCACCGCGTTCGGCCGGCACGTGCAGGCGATCGGCTCGAACGAACAGGTCGCGCGTTATGCGGCGATTCGCGTCGATACGGTGAAGATCGTCACCTATGTGCTGCTCGGGATTTGCGTGGGCGTGGCCACGGTGCTCTACGTGCCGCGCCTCGGGTCCGCGACGCCGACCACGGGCCTCTTGTGGGAGCTCGAAGCGATCGCGTCGGTGGTCGTGGGCGGCACGGCGCTCAAGGGCGGCGAAGGACGCGTGATCGGCACAGTCATCGGCGCGATCCTGCTGTCGGTGATCGCGAACATCCTGAACCTGACCAGCATCATCAGCGTGTATCTGAACGCGGCGGTGCAGGGCGTCGTGATTATTTTCGTCGCGTTCGTGCAGCGTGGGCGGCGTTAGCGGCGCACTGCCGGGCGGCGCGAGCGCAGTGAAGAAAACGTAGCAATGCAAGCGTAGCAATGCAGGCGCGGTAAACCAACGGCAGGTCCGGAAAATCGGGGCGAGCGAACGCCTCATGATTGGAGACACACACCATGAAGCAAGTCATTCGAGCGATCGGCGCCGGCATGCTGGCGTTGGGGATACTGGGCACGATCGGCGCGGCGCGCGCCGACGACAAGGTGACGCTGGGCGTCGCGATTCCGACGGCCGATCACGGCTTCACCGGCGGCATCGTCTGGTGGGCGAACAAGGCGAAGGAAGATATGGAGAAGGCGCATCCCGATCTGAAAGTGATCGTGAAGACCGCGGCCAACGCGCCCGAGCAGGCCAACCAGTTGCAGGATCTCGTGACGGTCAACAAGATCAACGCGCTCGTGATCTTCCCGTACGAATCGGCGACGCTGACGCAGCCGGTCGAGCAGGTGAAGCGAAAGGGCGTGTATGTGACGGTGGTCGACCGGGGTCTGACGAACACGAGCGCACAGGATGCCT from Paraburkholderia sp. HP33-1 includes the following:
- a CDS encoding ABC transporter permease, coding for MRPAPTEAVQSRRALRVAQRLYTLGPLAGLILLCIVGTLLNRDFATLDNLMNVLTRTSFIGIIAVGMTFVIISGGIDLSVGSMAALIAGIMIWLMNRLAAGAGGHAFAPLVIVTIGIVAAFVLGALFGCAHGLLITKGRIEPFIVTLGTLGIFRAVLTWLADGGALTLNDSLSDLYGPVYYASLFGVPVPIWVFLVVAAGGALILNRTAFGRHVQAIGSNEQVARYAAIRVDTVKIVTYVLLGICVGVATVLYVPRLGSATPTTGLLWELEAIASVVVGGTALKGGEGRVIGTVIGAILLSVIANILNLTSIISVYLNAAVQGVVIIFVAFVQRGRR